The sequence CGAAGTGGCTGAAATTTTAGGTATGGAGCGTGGAATAGATAAGCGAATTTCAAAGCGTGAAAGAGTAGAGCCACGCAAATACGCTCAGATGAAAGAAGCTGAACGCAAAGAACAAGCTAAACTAAAAGCAGAGCATAAACAAGAGCTAGAGAGCAAAGAAGCAGAACTAAAATTTAAAGACACTAAACTAGAACAAGAAAAGCTAAGCAGTAAAGAGATTAAAGCATATATAGAGCAATTTCGCAAAGATTGCACTGGTAAAGATTTGCCAAAGGAATTTTTTAGAGATATCAGCAATTTAAAAAAACAAGCAGAGCCAACAACAAAAGAATTTTTAGATGATACCTTAAACTCTTTATTGCAAAATTATTTGAAAGAAAAAGAGAAAAATATAGAGCTAGAAACTAAAAATAAAGAGATAGAGACTGAAATTCTATCTAAGCAAGAATTAGAAATAGAATTTCAAAATATCATCAAGCGACACGAAGCAGAAATAGAAAAATTAAAACAGCAAAAATCAGAGCTAGAAGCTAAATTGAAAGAATTTAACTTAGAACAAGAACAAAAAGAAAAGAGCCCAGCCCAAATCGATTTAAATTTTATCAATAAAATTGAAAATACTCGATTTATGGATAACAAAGATGATATATATAGCTTATACTCTACTTTAGGCAAATACGGACTTATAGACCAACAAAAATATTTAGAAACAAAGCTAAGAGAGCCAAAAATATCAACTCCACAAGACTATATCAGAGATGTTAAAGAAAAGATATTAAGCACAATTGAACAAGATAAAAACAAAGCCATAGATACAGAGCTTAATAAACTTATACAAGAGAACAAAGAGCTAAGAGAAGAAAACGCTGAATTAATTAGGCAAAATAATTTCTATAAAAGTTCTAGAAGTAACAAAAATCAACAACAGCAAAATAAACAAAGTCAGCAACATGG comes from Campylobacter vicugnae and encodes:
- a CDS encoding mobilization protein yields the protein MSAISSINFKKSNAIQTRHNDRDLPPSYLISDIGCEVNRTHKEALKLRNEIIENAINAYNKNKSPKAPNFKAKSYEWSAVVNIKPDTTMQDLERLAKHFETKYGFQCYQIAIHRDEGYIENGEKHINHHAHLEFITLDKQTGKNMYRRELINPKILRQIQTEVAEILGMERGIDKRISKRERVEPRKYAQMKEAERKEQAKLKAEHKQELESKEAELKFKDTKLEQEKLSSKEIKAYIEQFRKDCTGKDLPKEFFRDISNLKKQAEPTTKEFLDDTLNSLLQNYLKEKEKNIELETKNKEIETEILSKQELEIEFQNIIKRHEAEIEKLKQQKSELEAKLKEFNLEQEQKEKSPAQIDLNFINKIENTRFMDNKDDIYSLYSTLGKYGLIDQQKYLETKLREPKISTPQDYIRDVKEKILSTIEQDKNKAIDTELNKLIQENKELREENAELIRQNNFYKSSRSNKNQQQQNKQSQQHGLSR